In Candidatus Bathyarchaeota archaeon, the DNA window TATACTAAACCACTTTTACCAGCATATTATCCAATGGTCCATTATCCAGTATTTTACTCATATGGGTGTAGATACCCTACTATAGTTTATCATTATCCCACATATCCTGCAATACCACACGAAATTACAGATTATGATCGTCCTACTGTTGCGTATGATTACAAGTTCATTAATGCGGTCAATAATCCCGGAAGCTTCTGGATATGGCCACCTGGAAGTTAGCTGAAAAGCGTGTTATCAAATTAATATAGCATGTAAATAGGGGAAAAATAATGTCTATTGAAAACCCTTCATCTCCAAGAATGTGTTCTTATCATCACAACCTGCCTGCAACATATATTTGCAGCCAGTGTAGTCGATCCATATGCCGCAGTGATGTACGATTTTATGGAGATATCTCCCTGTGCCCACAGTGCTACGCTGGAATGCATATGATTACCGAAGCTTCTCCATCGACAGCCCATATATCATATCCACCGTATCCAAAACATTTTACAAGTCCACTATTCACATCTCCTATAATTTCTTTACCATTTCCTTCATTAGGCTCTGGATTTCTTCCACCGAGAGCTCGTCCAGTTTGGGGATTCCTTCTTGCTTTAATATCGGGTATAGTGGCTATCATAGCCGGAGCCGGGGCTACAACGGTCTTGTATGCGAACTTGGCCTTGGTACCAGCTTGGTTAGTTGACTATTGGATGATTCCCCTTGGCATAGGCATACTTTTGGGGCTGGTTGTAATACTGGGCGCCTTCCTGGTATGGCAGGGCTATTCCACTCTAGGTGGAATATTGGCATTCATATTCGCATTAGCCAACATATATCTAGCCATTCTAATTGTGGTTCCCGTGATGATGATGTATGTACCGATCGTAATTGGAATAGCGGCTGTTGTCTTGGGATTAATTGCTGGATTGCTAGGAATACTATCGTAGTTTTGTCTTTTCTCTTTTTTAACTAGCGCATGTTGGCATAGTTTGTACAAAAAGTGCAAAATGACTAAAGGAATATTCATCGAGATTTTGAAATATGCCTAAAGATAATATATTCATAAACATCGAAAATATTGTGGCTTCTGCATCTCTTAATCAAAATATCGACTTAACTGCAATAGTCAAAGCATTTCCAGGTGTGGAATATAGACCGGAACAATTTCCTGGTCTAGTCTATCGTTTGAAGAATCCAAAAACAGCAACTTTGATTTTTAGTACCGGTAAAATGGTTTGTACAGGAGCGAAGAGTGAACATCAAGCAAAAAAGGCATTTTTGATAGTTGTTAAAGATTTGAAAAAAAATGGGATAATGATAACTAGGAACCCTGAATTAATAATTCAAAATATTGTAGCATCAGGTGGACTTGGAGGCAGTATAGATCTGGAGAAATGCTCGCTTGTTATAAAAAAAACAATGTATGAGCCGGAGCAGTTTCCAGGCTTGATATATCGAATGTATGAGCCGAAGGTTGTTATACTGCTTTTTGCGACTGGCAAGATTGTATGCACAGGTGCAAAAGAAATAAAGGATGTTGAGAAGGCAGTAAACAATCTCAAAGAGACTCTTGAATCAAATGACCTTATTTATTATTAATTCTAGTTTGATTTCGATTATTCTATGAATAATAGTGTATTAAAACCAAATTTAACAGTATTAGATTTAATGATTGCACTAGAAATTCTAAGGACTATACGATAAATGATCCCAATATACATTTTTTTGACAAAGGGAATAGGTAAACACAAAGAATATCTTCAGTCTTTTGAATTAGCATTAAGAAGTGCTGGTATACAATACTGTAATCTAGTAAATGTTTCCAGTATAATACCGCCAGCTTGTAAGTTCCTTCCAAGGGAAAAAGGATTAAGTC includes these proteins:
- a CDS encoding pyruvoyl-dependent arginine decarboxylase; translated protein: MIPIYIFLTKGIGKHKEYLQSFELALRSAGIQYCNLVNVSSIIPPACKFLPREKGLS
- a CDS encoding TATA-box-binding protein — its product is MPKDNIFINIENIVASASLNQNIDLTAIVKAFPGVEYRPEQFPGLVYRLKNPKTATLIFSTGKMVCTGAKSEHQAKKAFLIVVKDLKKNGIMITRNPELIIQNIVASGGLGGSIDLEKCSLVIKKTMYEPEQFPGLIYRMYEPKVVILLFATGKIVCTGAKEIKDVEKAVNNLKETLESNDLIYY